A part of Tiliqua scincoides isolate rTilSci1 chromosome 13, rTilSci1.hap2, whole genome shotgun sequence genomic DNA contains:
- the LOC136633703 gene encoding olfactory receptor 10A7-like codes for MGNVTTITEFILLGFSGPPALQVILFVLFLIIYIVTLVGNVAVITLTGLDSRLQTPMYFFLCNLAALNICCTSVVVPKMLINFLATRKSISDALCGVQMYTTLFLGAAECIFLAVMAIDRYVAICYPLHYSTLMNMHVCVGMAAGSWIVTFLGSVVPLTALELPLCGTNIIDHYFCEVPAMLQLVCVDTSVSESAMFMGGIAAEIFPFVLIFLSYVRIIVAILRIASADGRQKAFSTCSAHLTVVTIFYTTAMLMYMRSKAQRTAEQDKVISIFYTVVNPMINPIIYSLRNQEMKGALMKVLGWSKMPQV; via the coding sequence ATGGGGAATGTAACCACCATCACAGAGTTTATTCTCTTGGGGTTCTCGGGACCCCCAGCACTGCAAGTCATCCTCTTCGTGCTCTTCTTAATTATCTACATTGTCACTCTGGTTGGTAATGTTGCAGTCATCACTCTGACCGGCCTAGACTCCCGCCTCCAGAcgcccatgtacttcttcctctgCAACCTGGCCGCCTTGAACATCTGCTGCACTTCCGTTGTGGTTCCGAAGATGCTCATCAACTTCCTGGCAACGAGGAAGTCCATCTCCGATGCCCTGTGTGGAGTTCAGATGTACACCACATTGTTCCTAGGGGCCGCGGAGTGCATCTTCTTAGCTGTGATGGCCATCGACCGCTATGTTGCCATATGCTATCCACTGCATTATTCCACTctcatgaacatgcatgtgtgcgTCGGCATGGCAGCTGGGTCGTGGATCGTCACCTTCCTTGGTTCAGTGGTTCCTCTCACTGCGCTAGAGCTGCCTCTCTGTGGCACCAACATCATCGACCACTACTTCTGTGAAGTGCCAGCGATGCTGCAGCTGGTGTGTGTCGACACGTCTGTAAGCGAGAGTGCAATGTTCATGGGGGGCATAGCGGCAGAGATATTCCCCTTTGTCTTGATCTTTCTCTCTTATGTGCGCATCATTGTCGCCATCTTGCGCATCGCCTCGGCTGACGGCAGGCAGAAAGCCTTTTCCACCTGCTCGGCGCACCTGACTGTGGTCACCATTTTCTACACAACCGCCATGCTCATGTACATGCGGTCAAAGGCGCAGCGCACTGCAGAGCAGGACAAGGTGATCTCCATCTTCTATACTGTGGTCAACCCCATGATAAACCCAATCATATACAGTCTGCGCAATCAGGAGATGAAAGGAGCGTTGATGAAGGTCCTGGGATGGAGcaaaatgccccaggtgtga